One genomic region from Drosophila subpulchrella strain 33 F10 #4 breed RU33 chromosome 2R, RU_Dsub_v1.1 Primary Assembly, whole genome shotgun sequence encodes:
- the LOC119550380 gene encoding uncharacterized protein LOC119550380 — translation MLRLLTKTRALRQLVPATGGTSSASRLYAKNQGAASQKPEEDMVSNEPIKFFGSQAATWRAKDTRSGGCDESLWYQPYVISASLGVFLLYFCALREESDIDLRLEGNLYDHVSGLEEVQLTVNYKYNKEHGLDTKEQESRLRELGVDLGQLDAKLAAQ, via the exons ATGCTGCGTTTACTGACAAAAACCAGAGCCTTGCG GCAATTGGTGCCAGCGACAGGTGGTACTTCATCTGCATCACGCTTATATGCGAAAAATCAGGGAGCAGCCAGCCAGAAACCGGAAGAGGACATGGTCAGCAACGAGCCCATTAAGTTCTTCGGCAGCCAGGCAGCCACTTGGCGGGCAAAGGACACCCGGAGCGGAGGATGCGATGAGTCGCTGTGGTACCAGCCCTACGTGATCTCCGCCAGCTTGGGCGTATTCCTCCTGTACTTCTGTGCTCTGCGAGAGGAAAGCGACATCGATCTGCGGCTGGAGGGCAATTTGTACGACCACGTTAGCGGCCTGGAAGAGGTTCAGCTCACGGTCAACTACAAGTACAACAAGGAGCACGGACTGGACACCAAGGAACAGGAGAGTCGGCTCAGGGAACTGGGCGTCGATCTGGGCCAGTTGGACGCTAAATTGGCCGCCCAGTAG
- the LOC119551150 gene encoding fatty acyl-CoA reductase wat — protein sequence MQTDILKFYNNKTVFVTGGTGFLGKVIIEKLLRSTDVKRVYFLVRPKKNDSVQGRFEAWKNEPVFEPLLKVKPNALQLVTPIPGDCSELGLGLSDGDRRILTSQVHVVIHSAASVRFVEPLHKALNINTRGTSLMLQLAKEMQCLEAFVHISTAFSNCPLDHIGEQFYPEILTCPAAKVLEFNESLTTEVVDNIAPALLGKFPNTYTYTKALAEQVIQLEAKDVPICIFRPAIILANFKEPLSGWIDNPHGFVAMIYGIAMGILRLVYANPKARALIVPGDYCANVALASGWHVAKNAGSNSTPPIYTLAPPKTNCVTFGEATKMYLEYNSKFPVVKSIWYPFVHITTCIWLFKVGSIFYHMLPGLLFDLLLRLQGKQPILIKSYHKIHEALILLYPFSGKTYEMDTNNTNHMWESMSPEDKSIFPFDMSSLNWEEYRNCIMSGMRGFLFKESWDTLEQAKRKHFWFHIMHRFLQVVLCLIVGKLIWISYNLITDQYLEAIEVTLSPPKANFQIM from the exons atgcagactgacattttgaaattttataaCAACAAGACTGTTTTCGTAACAGGAGGAACTGGATTTCTGGGCAAAG TGATCATTGAGAAGTTGTTGCGTTCCACAGATGTTAAACGTGTATATTTTTTGGTGAGGCCCAAGAAGAATGACAGTGTGCAAGGACGATTCGAAGCTTGGAAAAACGAACCT gTTTTTGAGCCCCTACTCAAGGTCAAGCCAAATGCTTTGCAGTTGGTGACGCCCATTCCGGGGGACTGCAGCGAACTGGGTCTGGGTCTCAGCGACGGGGATCGAAGGATACTGACCTCCCAGGTCCATGTGGTCATTCATAGTGCAGCCTCCGTCCGCTTTGTGGAGCCTCTTCATAAGGCCCTAAACATCAATACGCGAGGCACGAGCTTAATGCTCCAGCTGGCCAAGGAGATGCAGTGCCTCGAGGCCTTTGTTCATATCTCCACAGCCTTCTCTAACTGCCCTTTGGATCACATCGGGGAGCAATTCTATCCGGAGATATTGACATGCCCGGCTGCCAAGGTGCTGGAATTTAACGAGTCTTTAACCACAGAAGTGGTGGACAACATTGCTCCAGCTTTATTGGGAAAATTTCCAAACACCTACACATATACCAAGGCCCTGGCCGAGCAGGTGATCCAGCTGGAGGCTAAGGACGTTCCAATCTGCATTTTTCGACCTGCCATTA TTTTAGCCAACTTCAAGGAACCATTGTCGGGATGGATTGACAACCCTCACGGATTCGTAGCCATGATATACGGCATTGCGATGGGTATACTCCGCCTAGTATATGCCAACCCTAAAGCGAGGGCATTAATTGTTCCTGGCGACTATTGCGCCAACGTGGCTTTGGCTTCTGGATGGCATGTGGCCAAGAATGCTGGATCAAACTCGACACCGCCCATTTACACCCTCGCACCGCCCAAAACGAATTGTGTCACCTTCGGAGAGGCAACTAAGATGTATCTCGAATACAACAGTAAATTTCCGGTCGTTAAATCGATTTGGTATCCATTTGTCCACATCACCACCTGTATTTGGCTATTTAAAGTGGGGAGTATATTTTATCACATGCTGCCCGGTCTTCTGTTTGATCTCCTCTTACGGCTTCAAGGCAAACAGCCCATCCTGATAAAAAGTTATCACAAGATCCACGAAGCACTGATACTCCTGTACCCATTCAGCGGAAAAACGTACGAAATGGATACGAATAATACCAACCATATGTGGGAGTCTATGTCACCGGAAGATAAATCAATATTTCCGTTCGATATGTCCAGTCTGAACTGGGAGGAGTACCGCAATTGCATTATGTCCGGGATGCGTGGTTTCCTTTTCAAGGAGTCCTGGGACACATTGGAACAGGCTAAACGGAAACACTTCTG GTTTCACATAATGCATCGCTTTCTTCAAGTGGTACTTTGCCTTATTGTTGGCAAACTTATCTGGATCTCGTACAATCTTATTACTGATCAATATTTAGAAGCCATAGAGGTTACTCTATCACCCCCGAAAGCCAATTTTCAAATTATGTAA
- the LOC119552172 gene encoding PDZ domain-containing protein GIPC3, with protein MPLFTRKSPKQGPTADGGSQFGSRSSMNSGSSQGSHISNNNNNNSIPEKTKPPLVFHCQLAHGSPTGLIHDFSSVRELYQKIAECFDISEKDILFCTLNSHKVDMTRLLGGQIGLDDFIFAHRKGRPKEIEIVKSQDALGLTITDNGAGYAFIKRIKEDSIIDRIEHICVGDHIEKLNGQNMVGKRHYEVARMLKDIATGETFTLRLVEPVRSGFQGIGPRSQSRASGSAGGKNYGSGKETLRFKANGNAQIEPQFDEATVAGIEAINNLLESFMGINDTELASQIWDLGDQKSNSMDFAEAIDNSDLESFGFTDDFIIELWGAITDARRKSTTSPK; from the coding sequence aTGCCGCTCTTCACGAGAAAATCACCCAAACAGGGACCCACTGCGGATGGGGGCTCCCAGTTCGGAAGCCGCTCCTCCATGAATTCCGGCTCCTCGCAGGGCAGCCACATcagcaataacaataacaacaacagcatTCCGGAGAAGACGAAGCCGCCGCTGGTCTTCCACTGCCAACTGGCCCACGGAAGCCCCACCGGCCTCATCCACGACTTCTCCAGCGTTCGCGAGCTGTACCAGAAGATTGCCGAGTGCTTCGATATATCCGAGAAGGACATCCTCTTCTGCACCCTCAACTCGCACAAGGTGGACATGACGCGTCTGCTGGGCGGTCAGATCGGCCTGGATGACTTCATCTTTGCCCATCGCAAGGGTCGTCCCAAGGAGATCGAGATTGTGAAGTCGCAGGACGCCCTGGGGCTGACCATCACGGACAATGGAGCCGGCTACGCCTTCATAAAGCGGATCAAGGAGGACTCGATCATCGATCGCATCGAGCACATCTGCGTGGGCGATCACATCGAGAAGCTCAATGGCCAGAACATGGTGGGCAAGCGGCACTACGAGGTGGCGCGCATGCTGAAGGACATAGCCACCGGCGAGACCTTCACCCTGCGCCTCGTTGAGCCGGTGAGGAGCGGCTTCCAGGGCATCGGACCGCGCAGCCAGTCGAGGGCGTCGGGATCGGCCGGGGGAAAGAACTACGGAAGCGGCAAGGAGACGCTGCGGTTCAAGGCCAATGGCAATGCCCAGATCGAGCCGCAGTTCGATGAGGCGACAGTGGCCGGGATCGAGGCCATCAACAACCTGCTGGAGTCCTTCATGGGCATCAACGACACGGAGCTGGCGTCCCAGATCTGGGACTTGGGCGACCAGAAGTCCAACTCGATGGACTTCGCCGAGGCCATCGACAACTCCGACCTGGAGTCCTTCGGCTTCACGGACGACTTCATCATCGAGCTGTGGGGTGCCATAACGGATGCCCGGCGCAAATCCACGACCAGTCCCAAGTAA
- the LOC119551884 gene encoding ras-related GTP-binding protein C translates to MSYDDDDYPADTFPKDFGYRAYNQDGLELEPNATGNSETKPRILLMGMRRSGKSSIQKVVFHKMSPNETLFLESTSKIVKDDINNSSFVQFQIWDFPGQIDFFEPTFDADMIFGGCGALVFVIDAKDDYNEALTKFKNTVLQAYKVNQRIKFEVFIHKVDGISDDSKMESQRDIHQRSSDDLSEAGLNQIHLSFHLTSIYDHSIFEAFSKVVQKLIPQLPTLENLLNIFIPNSGIEKAFLFDVVSKIYIATDSSPVDMQTYELCCDMIDVVIDLSSIYSSEETAFDSGSSSLIKLNNNTILYLREVNKFLALVCILREENFNRQGVIDYNFICFRDAISEVFELRLKRQKQLENNDPDDDDLVEEQTLIRHGHDAAGMSRAQPIN, encoded by the exons ATG AGCTACGATGACGACGACTATCCGGCGGACACGTTCCCCAAGGATTTCGGCTACCGGGCGTACAACCAGGATGGCCTGGAACTGGAGCCCAATGCAACGGGCAACAGCGAGACAAAACCGCGCATTCTCCTAATGGGAATGCGGAGATCCGGCAAGAGCTCCATCCAGAAGGTGGTCTTCCACAAGATGTCGCCGAACGAGACCCTCTTCTTGGAGTCCACCAGCAAGATCGTGAAGGACGACATCAACAACTCCAGTTTCGTGCAGTTCCAGATCTGGGACTTCCCCGGCCAGATAGACTTTTTCGAGCCGACCTTTGACGCCGATATGATCTTCGGCGGCTGTGGCGCCCTAGTCTTCGTCATCGACGCAAAGGATGACTACAACGAGGCGCTGACCAAGTTCAAGAACACAGTACTGCAGGCCTACAAGGTGAACCAGCGCATCAAGTTCGAAGTTTTCATACACAAG GTGGATGGCATCAGCGACGACTCAAAAATGGAATCGCAGCGGGATATCCACCAGCGGTCGTCGGATGACCTCAGCGAGGCCGGCCTCAATCAGATTCACCTGAGCTTCCATCTGACCTCCATATACGATCACTCGATCTTCGAGGCCTTCTCCAAGGTGGTGCAGAAGCTTATTCCCCAGCTGCCCACGCTGGAGAACCTGTTGAACATCTTTATACCA AACTCAGGCATCGAAAAGGCCTTTCTGTTCGACGTGGTTTccaagatatacatagccacGGACTCCTCGCCTGTCGATATGCAGACCTACGAGCTCTGCTGCGACATGATTGACGTGGTCATAGATCTGTCCAGCATATACAG CTCCGAGGAAACCGCCTTTGATAGCGGAAGCTCTAGTCTCATCAAGCTGAACAACAACACGATACTCTACCTGCGGGAGGTGAACAAGTTCCTGGCCCTGGTCTGCATCCTGCGCGAGGAGAACTTTAACCGACAAGGCGTCATCGACTACAACTTCATCTGCTTCAGGGACGCCATCAGCGAGGTGTTCGAGCTTCGGCTGAAGCGCCAAAAGCAGCTGGAGAACAACGACCCGGACGACGACGACCTGGTCGAGGAGCAGACCCTGATTCGCCATGGCCATGACGCAGCTGGGATGTCGCGAGCGCAGCCGATCAATTAG